From a single Streptomyces misionensis genomic region:
- a CDS encoding globin domain-containing protein, which translates to MNSTRSDAHDEYHALLARRDAMRLRRRLLSSTGRPDPGPGHPRAGHREFARSYDGAADQRIITRHLPLVTPFADLIGHLYDAMFERHPYLRSLFPDSMEFQRVHLERAFWYLIEHLDRPAEVTDFCARLGRDHRKLGVQPVHFEVFEHALAEGLRRNAGERWTEEMEQAWLRMLRFAVAAMVDGAAGALAEPPYWNGTVTAHELRRPDLAVLRVHTAEPFPYQAGQYTRIQSPLLPLTWRPYSIACAPRQDGELEFHIRRTGPGGVSDALVGRTRVGDPLRLGPAQGTMTLDNDPSRDVLIVAGGTGWATARALVEELSRRSLRRGAHLFVGARSLDDLYDTATLSRLEKNCPWLRVVPVIGEGPGAAADASVADAVARHGDWSGHIAYLSGPPMMVTATAYNLTALNLPPERIHHDPVDGTLAPPSRAPRLGAPEAITQG; encoded by the coding sequence GTGAACAGCACCAGAAGCGACGCGCACGACGAGTACCACGCGCTCCTCGCCCGGCGGGACGCGATGCGCCTGCGCCGGCGGCTCCTGTCCTCGACCGGCCGGCCCGACCCGGGCCCGGGACACCCGCGGGCCGGGCACCGGGAGTTCGCGCGGTCGTACGACGGCGCGGCCGACCAGCGGATCATCACCCGCCACCTGCCGCTGGTCACCCCGTTCGCCGACCTCATCGGGCACCTCTACGACGCCATGTTCGAGCGGCACCCGTATCTGCGGTCGCTCTTCCCGGACTCCATGGAGTTCCAGCGGGTCCATCTGGAGCGGGCCTTCTGGTACCTGATCGAACACCTCGACCGGCCGGCGGAAGTGACCGACTTCTGCGCCCGGTTGGGCCGCGACCACCGTAAACTGGGCGTCCAACCGGTGCACTTCGAGGTGTTCGAGCACGCGCTCGCCGAGGGCCTGCGGCGCAACGCGGGCGAGCGCTGGACGGAGGAGATGGAGCAGGCGTGGCTGCGCATGCTCCGCTTCGCGGTCGCGGCCATGGTCGACGGCGCGGCCGGGGCGCTGGCCGAACCGCCGTACTGGAACGGCACGGTGACCGCCCACGAGCTGCGCCGCCCCGACCTCGCGGTGCTCCGCGTACACACCGCGGAACCGTTTCCCTATCAGGCCGGGCAGTACACCCGCATCCAGAGCCCGCTGCTGCCCCTCACCTGGCGGCCGTACTCCATCGCCTGCGCGCCCCGCCAGGACGGCGAACTGGAGTTCCACATCCGCCGCACCGGGCCCGGCGGGGTCAGCGACGCGCTGGTGGGCCGCACCCGCGTCGGCGACCCGCTCCGCCTCGGGCCCGCCCAGGGCACCATGACCCTGGACAACGACCCCTCGCGCGACGTCCTCATCGTGGCCGGCGGCACCGGCTGGGCCACCGCCCGCGCGCTGGTCGAAGAGCTGTCCCGGCGCTCCCTGCGCCGCGGCGCCCACCTGTTCGTCGGCGCCCGCAGCCTGGACGACCTCTACGACACGGCCACCCTGTCCCGGCTGGAGAAGAACTGCCCCTGGCTGCGCGTCGTCCCGGTGATCGGCGAGGGCCCCGGCGCCGCCGCCGACGCCTCGGTGGCCGACGCGGTCGCCCGGCACGGCGACTGGTCCGGCCACATCGCCTATCTGAGCGGCCCGCCCATGATGGTCACCGCCACGGCTTACAACCTGACCGCCCTGAACCTCCCCCCGGAGCGGATCCACCACGACCCGGTCGACGGCACCCTGGCCCCGCCGTCCCGCGCGCCCCGGCTGGGCGCCCCGGAGGCGATCACGCAGGGGTGA
- a CDS encoding AIM24 family protein, translating into MTLQQEIVGNAMQMAVVNLHPGQTVYCEAGKFLFKTTNVTMETRLSGPSGSGGQQQGGSGGGMGGLLRQAMGTAMQVGQRMLAGESLAFQYFTAQGGQGTVGFAGVLPGEMRALELDGNRAWFAEKDAFVAAESTVEFGIAFAGGRTGMSGGEGFVLEKFTGYGTVIIAGAGNFIDLNPADFGGRIEVDTGCVVAFEEGIQYGVQRVGGLNRQGLMNAVFGGEGLSLATLEGNGRVILQSLTIESLANALKKAQGGDKQGPTGGLFSTHAG; encoded by the coding sequence GTGACCCTTCAGCAAGAGATCGTCGGCAACGCCATGCAGATGGCGGTCGTCAACCTGCACCCCGGGCAGACCGTGTACTGCGAGGCGGGGAAGTTCCTGTTCAAGACCACGAACGTGACCATGGAGACCCGGCTGTCCGGGCCGTCCGGGAGCGGTGGGCAGCAGCAGGGCGGCTCGGGCGGCGGCATGGGCGGGCTGCTGCGCCAGGCCATGGGCACCGCGATGCAGGTGGGGCAGCGGATGCTGGCCGGCGAATCGCTGGCGTTCCAGTACTTCACCGCCCAGGGCGGTCAGGGCACAGTCGGCTTCGCCGGGGTGCTCCCGGGGGAGATGCGCGCGCTGGAACTCGACGGCAACCGTGCCTGGTTCGCCGAGAAGGACGCCTTCGTGGCCGCGGAGTCCACGGTCGAGTTCGGCATCGCCTTCGCGGGCGGCCGTACCGGCATGAGCGGCGGCGAGGGCTTCGTCCTGGAGAAGTTCACCGGGTACGGCACGGTGATCATCGCGGGCGCGGGCAACTTCATCGACCTCAACCCGGCGGACTTCGGCGGCCGCATCGAGGTGGACACCGGCTGTGTGGTCGCCTTCGAGGAGGGCATCCAGTACGGCGTGCAGCGGGTGGGCGGCCTCAACCGGCAGGGGCTGATGAACGCCGTCTTCGGCGGCGAGGGCCTGTCCCTGGCCACCCTGGAGGGCAACGGCCGGGTGATCCTCCAGTCCCTGACCATCGAGAGTCTGGCCAACGCCCTGAAGAAGGCCCAGGGCGGCGACAAGCAGGGCCCGACCGGCGGTCTGTTCTCCACCCACGCCGGCTGA
- a CDS encoding ribonuclease domain-containing protein has protein sequence MRIPPRAARIGAAAAVLSALLVGGTVSAGPAGAVPVSTATAHAVPASAASVGSICHSALPPEADDTLGLIAQGGPYPYSQDGTVFSNREGVLPDQPSGYYHEYTVKTPGSSTRGARRIVTGEQNQEDYYTSDHYATFDLIDFGC, from the coding sequence ATGCGAATCCCCCCACGCGCCGCTCGGATCGGCGCCGCAGCCGCAGTCCTGTCCGCCCTCCTCGTGGGCGGCACCGTCTCCGCCGGCCCGGCGGGCGCGGTGCCCGTCTCCACCGCGACGGCCCACGCCGTACCCGCGTCCGCCGCCTCCGTCGGCAGCATCTGCCACAGCGCCCTGCCGCCGGAGGCCGACGACACCCTCGGCCTCATCGCCCAGGGCGGTCCCTACCCGTACTCGCAGGACGGCACGGTCTTCTCCAACCGCGAGGGCGTCCTGCCCGACCAGCCGTCCGGGTACTACCACGAGTACACCGTCAAGACCCCCGGCTCCTCCACCCGCGGTGCCCGCCGCATCGTCACCGGCGAGCAGAACCAGGAGGACTACTACACCTCCGACCACTACGCCACGTTCGACCTGATCGACTTCGGCTGCTGA
- a CDS encoding cytochrome P450 family protein has protein sequence MDRRQTVDLGEYGEAFRRNPHPVYARLREAGPVHRVRPPGADAGYETWLVVGYEEARAALADPRLAKDGAKIGVTFVDQHLIGRHLLSTDPPQHTRLRGLVTRAFTMRRIEQLRPRVQRITDDLLDEMLAHDRADLIASLAYPLPLTVICELLGVPEMDRTEFREISSQVVAPTDPEAEHEAVVRLGEYLTELIEDKRCAGPTGDLLGDLVRTTAEDGDRLSPEELRGMAFLLLIAGHETTVNLIGNGVLALLTHPDQLAALRADTSLIDGVVEEALRWEGPVENATFRYAAEPLELGGVRIEQGDHVMIGLTAAQRDGARFPAPDRFDIRRDTRGHLAFGHGIHYCLGAPLARLEGRTAIATLLERAPGLALDGPHGEWLPGMLMRGLRTLPVRW, from the coding sequence ATGGACAGGCGGCAGACCGTCGATCTGGGGGAGTACGGGGAGGCGTTCCGCCGGAACCCGCATCCGGTGTACGCGCGGCTGCGCGAGGCCGGACCCGTGCACCGCGTCCGGCCGCCGGGCGCGGACGCGGGCTACGAGACCTGGCTGGTCGTGGGGTACGAGGAGGCGCGCGCCGCCCTGGCCGACCCCCGGCTCGCCAAGGACGGCGCGAAGATCGGCGTCACCTTCGTCGACCAGCACCTGATCGGCAGGCACCTGCTGAGCACCGACCCGCCGCAGCACACCCGGCTGCGCGGCCTCGTCACCCGCGCCTTCACCATGCGCCGCATCGAGCAACTGCGCCCGCGCGTCCAGCGGATCACCGACGACCTGCTGGACGAGATGCTGGCGCACGACAGGGCCGACCTCATCGCCTCCCTCGCCTACCCGCTGCCCCTCACCGTCATCTGCGAACTGCTCGGCGTCCCCGAGATGGACCGCACCGAGTTCCGCGAGATCTCCTCGCAGGTGGTCGCCCCGACCGACCCGGAGGCGGAGCACGAGGCGGTCGTCCGCCTCGGCGAGTACCTCACCGAACTGATCGAGGACAAACGCTGTGCCGGACCCACCGGCGACCTGCTCGGCGACCTGGTCCGCACCACCGCCGAGGACGGCGACCGGCTCTCGCCCGAGGAACTGCGCGGCATGGCCTTCCTGTTGCTCATCGCCGGACACGAGACCACGGTCAACCTCATCGGCAACGGCGTCCTCGCGCTGCTCACCCACCCCGATCAACTCGCCGCCCTGCGCGCCGACACGAGCCTGATCGACGGCGTGGTGGAGGAGGCGCTGCGCTGGGAGGGCCCGGTGGAGAACGCCACGTTCCGGTACGCGGCCGAGCCGCTGGAGCTCGGGGGCGTGCGGATCGAACAGGGCGACCACGTGATGATCGGGCTCACCGCGGCCCAGCGCGACGGCGCCCGGTTCCCCGCCCCCGACCGCTTCGACATCCGCCGCGACACCCGCGGCCACCTCGCCTTCGGCCACGGCATCCACTACTGCCTCGGCGCGCCCCTGGCCCGCCTGGAGGGCCGCACCGCCATCGCCACCCTGCTGGAACGCGCCCCGGGACTCGCCCTGGACGGCCCCCACGGCGAGTGGCTGCCGGGCATGCTCATGCGCGGCCTGCGCACCCTGCCGGTGCGCTGGTAG